tctttctctttttgctctgtatgcaccactctgcatttaatcattagtgattgatctctgctcccctccacagcatgtctttttcctggttctctccctcagccccaaccagtcccagcagaagactgcccctccctgagcctggttctgctggaggtttcttcctgttaagagggagtttttccttcccactgttgccaagtgcttgctcacagggggtcgttttgaccgttggggtttttccgtaattattgtatggccttgccttacaatataaagcgccttggggcaactgtttgttgtgatctggcgctatataaataaaattgatttgatttttgatttgattccacagaacaggggcacgataagagaaagctctgtgacccgcagacttcttattcaccttagggacacaaagtagtcctgcacactgagaacgtaaagccggggctggtacgtaaggtttaattaggtcagctaggtagggaggtgccagtccatgaataattttataggttagtagcagaaccttaaaatctgatctcactgggacaggaagccagtgaagggatgccaaaatgggtgtaatgtggtcgaactttctgattcgtgtcaaaagtctggctgcagcattttgaaccaattggagacgccTAAtgttagactgcggtaaaccagaaaatagaacattgcagtagtccaatctagaagagataaatgcatggatcagggtctcagcatcagccatagacaggataggacgaatcttccctatatttcgcaggtggaagaaagcagtcctagtaatatttctaatgtagaggccaaaggacaacgaaggatcaaaaattaccccaaggttcctcactttgtcagtgtgatgtatgacacacgagccaaggctgagcgttaactggtcaaattgatgccgatgtctcactggaccaagaaccatcatttcagtcttatcagagtttaaaagtaggaagtttctagacatccagcttctcactgctgcaaggcaatcttctaaggattttatgtgaacgagattaccagcagttatcggcatgtataactgagtatcatctgagttttttcacgcctgtcgtttgtgtcattcgcctgtgagcacgccttgtgggaggagtggtccagcctccccggcggattttcattgtcaggaaattggctgatcgactgccgctttactgcatcaaaattttttcagaaactgtgagagacagccaggtggaaaccatttggaaaattcagatggctttcggtgaagatcttatggggatcacacagattaaggagcattacaaacagattaaagacggcccacagcggctgagggcgcgccgcgctctgagctaaaacgactagatcatttccaaactgaacgctgtgttgatccgggacgtcgtctgactactagagaaatggcagaagaggtggacataccactttttcggcacattccactgttacaggaatttttgtcatgaaaagacgtgcggaggaattcgccacggagccactaatggcgcgggacaaaagacctccgtgttggtctcacaggacatgccctgacatgcccagctcttgcaccattcggaagattcagacggctttcggtggcttttcagtcatgtgactatccgagaaattgtggacgagctggacatgccacaacatgtcctgtgaggcttcatcacggcattgctttttgttctgcgccatgcggctccatcccaacgcgcgaattcctccgcacgtcttttcatgacaaaaactcctctaacagtggaatgtgccgaaaaagtggtatgtccacctcttctgccatttctctagtagtcagacgacgtcccggatcaacacagcgttcagtttggaaatgatctggtcgtttcagcctgtcgatcgccgctcggagcgcggcgcgccctcagccactgtgggccgtctttaatccagttgtaatgctccttaatctgtgtgatccccataagatcttcaccgaaacccatctgaattttccaaatggtttccacctggctgtctctcagtttttgaaaacattttgatgcagtaaagcggcagtcgctcagccaatttcctgacaatgaaaatccgccgaggaggctggaccactcctcccacaaggcgtgctcacaggcgaatgacgcaaccgacaggcgtgaaaaaactcacgcatgcgcacgaaggttcaagcttggctgatgcaagcgcacatgattcaaatccatatagtttttgcaaaaaataaaaaggtcggaaacttttctaacagacctcgtatgtgcccaaaggatgctatataaagggagaaaagcagggggcctaagacagacccctgtggaaccccaaatttcatgtcactaaggttacaggtagtgttactgtacaaaacacagtgagaacgactggtcaagtatgacgtcagccatgcaagggcactcccagtaatcccaaaaagattttccagcctatcaagtagaatatgatgatccactgtatcaaatgcagcactgagatctaacagcaacagaaccgtagtggtgtccgaatccattgtaagcagaagatcattcaccactttagtaagagccgtctctatggaatgatattttctaaaagcagactgcagtggctcaaagagattattcacagtaagatagtctacgagctgccgagacaccactttttccagaattttagagaaaaatgatagatttgatatcggctgatagtttgtcaatacactagggtcaagattaggtttcttaagtaatggtttaatcactgcagatttgaaacatttaggaacagatccagaagttaaagaaagattaataatttccagcacagtaacAAAGCCAGTAACTGgtgtataaagtacaatagaGTCGTTTCACTctacaataatggtattaacaacaaatacatataacaacaaatgtaaacaaaagtgcgTATTAACGTTAGTGTTATCATGTCAGTGTCACTTTCCAGCTGATGCAGTAAAAAGAATAATGGGTAATCAAACGGTTTTTTGGCGAGATGAAGAACAACCCACCCAACTCTTAATAATATGTTTTTGGTGATGAGTTAAAGGAGCTGATTGGATGCATCTCTCAGTTCTTCCGACGTAGCAGGCTTGAAGAgggaaaagaaacaaacaacaatgGAAGCTCTCGCAGAGCAAGAGCATAATTATGAGAACTCATACAATCCATCAGATCCTTATTATGAATGATTTACTCTCGTGCCATAAGGTGTAAAATGTCTAGCCATTTGTGATACTTTCACAAGTGTTTTGCTGTCACATTAATCGTCTTCCCCCACCTGGggggggaaggtgatggtctagtggctaaggtgttgggcttgagtccagaagatcatgggttcaaatccccacctgactggaaaatcactaaggacccttgggtaaggcctttaatcccctattgctcctggtgtgtagtgagcgccttgtatggcagcaccctgacactggggtgaatgtgaggcataattgtaaagcgctttgagcgtctgatgcagatggaaacgcgctatataaatgcagtccatttagcatttttttacCACCCCGGGTGTCACATGTTTCAGCTTCCACGATATCATGTCTGGTAAAAACCCTCACTGCCCCCAGTGGCAACAAGGAGCACTGCCTGTGCATGTCAGCCAAGATGGTGAAGACATGCAACACGGATGTTGTAAAAACCAACCTTAATATGGCTGAAACTTGGGTACCTTTCCCTTTATGATCCAACACAAATTTAGGATAAGAATGTAAAGAAATTTAGATGAATAACGCACAGTTTTGAAACACTTTGAAATAACTACTACAGAAAATAATCCAAGCAGGGTTGGGACCTCCAAGAGATTGCAAATTTCAGCCTTTACACAGTTACAGTGTTTTTGCTTTGGAGGATTTCCTGTTGGATGGTTGACCACACAAGAGGAAACAAATCCACCGATCTATTGGTATGTGAGCTTCAAATGCTGTGAAGTGGGTCAACATGACTCAGTGGATCCATATGGGGAACTCAGCACTGAAACAGTTACTTGCATTGAGATTTGTGCAGTCTACACAAGTTTTTAACTTTTAGATATGGAGATATTTTGTGGGGAGACTGCAGATGCATCGGGTTGGGGTGAGAAATTAGTAATGTTCTACTTCAATAACTTATCTGCCATCAAAGCAGTTACTGATGTACTAATCCAGTCTATTTTACAGGGACTCAAACCTTCACCTGGTTCCAAtcattgtgaacactggactTTATATGGTTGTTTCACTTTATAAGCAATTTTGCAATTTTGTGCTTTAGTGTCTTGCTCAACAACAATTCAACTACTGTGTTTAAAAATATTCTGCAACCTCAAACATTCTGTCTTCTTCCTATCAATCTTCAGTTTTCTGTCTTCCAAAGCCCTTCTCCACTCTCCTTTCTGTCTACACTCTCACATCAGCTGCTgcacaacatcaatcaatcaatcaatcaattttatttatatagcgccaaatcacaacaaacagttgccccaaggcgctttatattgtaaggtaaggccatacaataattatgtaaaaccccaacggtcaaaacgaccccctgtgagcaagcacttggctacagtgggaagaaaaaactcccttttaacaggaagaaacctccagcagaaccaggctcagggaggggcagtcttctgctgggactggttggggctgagggagagaaccaggaaaaagacatgctgtggaggggagcagagatcgatcactaatgattaaatgcagagtggtgcatacagagcaaaaagagaaagaaacaatgcatcatgggaaccccccagcagtctacgtctatagcagcataactaagggatggttcagggtcacctgatccagccctaactataagctttagcaaaaaggaaagttttaagcctaatcttaaaagtagagagggtgtctgtctccctgatctgaattgggagctggttccacaggagaggagcctgaaagctgaaggctctgcctcccattctactcttacaaaccctaggaactacaagtaagcctgcagtctgagagcgaagcgctctattggggtgatatggtactacgaggtccctaagataagatgggacctgattattcaaaaccttataagtaagaagaagaattttaaattctattctagaattaacaggaagccaatgaagagaggccaatatgggtgagatatgctctctccttctagtccccgtcagtactctagctgcagcattttgaattaactgaaggctttttagggaacttttaggacaacctgataataatgaattacaatagtccagcctagaggaaataaatgcatgaattagtttttcagcatcactctgagacaagacctttctgattttagagatattgcgtaaatgcaaaaaagcagtcctacatatttgtttaatatgcgctttgaatgacatatcctgatcaaaaatgactccaagatttctcacagtattactagagctcagggtaatgccatccagagtaaggatctggttagacaccatgtttctaagatttgtggggccaagtacaataacttcagttttatctgagtttaaaagcaggaaattagaggtcatccatgtctttatgtctgtaagacaatcctgcagtttagctaattggtgtgtgtcctctggcttcatggatagataaagctgggtatcatctgcgtaacaatgaaaatttaagcaataccgtctaataatactgcgtaagggaagcatgtataaagtgaataaaattggtcctagcacagaaccttgtggaactccataattaactttagtctgtgaagaagattccccatttacatgaacaaattgtaatctattagacaaatatgattcaaaccactgcaacgcagtgcctttaatacctatggcatgctctaatctctgtaataaaattttatggtcaacagtatcaaaagcagcactgaggtctaacagaacaagcacagagatgagtccactgtccgaggccataagaagatcatttgtaaccttcactaatgctgtttctgtgctatgatgaattctaaaacctgactgaaactcttcaaatagaccattcctctgcagatgatcagttagctgttttacaactaccctttcaagaatttttgagagaaaaggaaggttggagattggcctataattagctaagatagctgggtcaagtgatggctttttaagtaatggtttaattactgccaccttaaaagcctgtggtacatcatgtcatctgcaaacagcatgaGCCAGAAGTTTGGATTCTGTTCTCATCACAAAACAACAATATAACAAAGGGGGTTGTGCTTCATTTACCTGCGTTTATATTCATCTCTCTCCCTCTTCACTTTCGCCAGAACATTATACAGGGCTCTGATCTCAGGGGTGATAGTGTCAATTTGAACCCCAACACCATCTGGGTGCATCCAGGACACCCCGGGGCTGCTCAGACGCTCCACACCGGGGCCAAACTTGCGGGTGGGGTTGTAGGACCAAATGGTGCCTGGGAGGAACCGTGGAGGAGGGTTGGCGGCGCTGATGTTTGGGGCAGGTTGGGGATCCACACACGGGGAGGCCTGTCTGATGGTGATAGCTGGGTAACAGCTGGCGCTGGATCGGGCTGAACCGAACTCTTCAGTGTTGAGTGCTGGTGCAGGGGGTACGGATACCGTGAGCGGTGGTGTGAACAGTGTTGTTGGCCTCCTGGCAGAGTTGTTGGTGTTGTGGAACGGGAGGGAACCAGGCCTGAGCGGGATGGTACCAATGAATCCGGTTTGCACACCTGCCTCCTGGGTGATGGTTTTACTCTCACTGCATCCCTTGTTGGCATCCAGCGCCTGTTGCAGCTGCTTCTCCAAAACCTTATTCCTGCGCTCTAATTCGTGCACTTTAGCCAAGAAGCATCGGAACCTCAGATTGAGGGTTTTCAGGACGCTGATGTTGGATCCCAAATCGTTCCTGAGGGCCATGGCTGCAGGAGGCGGCGGCACGGCGCGGTGCTGAAACGGGCTGTGATGGACGTAAGGTGACGCCTGCGAGGGTGCGGTGAAGTCGGGGTTCCAGCCGGCCTGATCGGGACTCAAAGCGGGCTGATCAATCAGCAGAAAGGAGGCCGGGTCGGGTGCGGTGAAGTGTGCGTCGGGCAGCGGGCCTGAGGGGGATCCGGCCTGGCTGTGCTGCGGAAGCTGCTGCAGGTGCGTGCTGGCCTCCAACAAAGGATTCATGCTATGGTATGGAAAACTAAAGCGCTGCAGATCGGGCATGAACACGGACTGGAAGAGTCTCTGCGCAACAAAACAGGTCAATGTCGGCAATAAAAGACGTGTGGGCAAAACGCCGGTAATGAAATGGTTATATAAGTATTTTTCTAAGAATCCTGGAAGGTCTCAACGTCGGTGAATATTCTCCATGAAACGCCCAAAAGCTTAAAAATAAATGTGCAGAATTAAAATAAGCGTtatgaaatgaatttaaaaataaataaataaatctttgacGCAGAAATCCAGAACCGTCGCGTCACTGAAGTTCTGGCAACAAGATGCGAACGCAGCCCAGACGAGCTCAGCTACCGTAAGTGCACGGATAGAGGAGCCGCCGCTTTCTGCAGGAAAACACTCACTTTACCAACTCAGATCATCTTCAACAAAATGGATTCAAACTGGTGTTCATTGTTAATAAGCGCTGAACACAGATAGCATCAGTATAATTAATGTCATATAATATTAATATAATGTGTCATTTACATAAACTGTCAAACCTCTGACGGTATGTAATTTAAAAGTCATAATTGTGATATTTCACAGTTGACTTTTAAATTAGATTTTAAAGTGTGATATTGTAAGTAATATAATTATGACACCAAGTTCAAATTTAAATTTACATTAAAGCAAACATTTTTAGTTAATAAAATCTAAATTTTGACTTGGCCTCGCATAATATTACTTTGAATATaacaatttaaaatgttattCAGTCAGGTGAcagaaactgtgtgtgtgtgtgtgtgtgtgtgtgtgtgtgtgtgtgtgtgtgtgtgtgtgtgtgtgtgtgtgtgtgtgtgtgtgtgtgtgtgtgtgtgtgtgtgtgtgagagagagagagagagagagagagagagagagagagagagagattttcatGTCAAAAGTACTGAATAAAATTAGACTAAAGAAGGCCCTTATTTGCTTTATGTAATTTTAAATTTCTTCTTTAGTACGTTAAAAAACATTTAGTTtcaggaaaaagtcattttaaaattttaagaaAAGATTTTAAGTTCAATCAACCTGGCATTTAGTGTATTGACCTTAAAATACCATCATGTCAAGCACTCCAGTTGAATGTATTCGTTTTCATTACATATTACTTAACCTTTAATGGCCAATTGGTTTCCTGGCAGCTTATTTGGGCTTGCAGTGCATCAGGGCTGTGGAATAATAATTAAAttcaagggattttttttttttaaatcatgtttgACTTTGAggagtatgggggggggggggtaaatggactgcatttatatagcgcttttccatctgcatcacacgctcaaagcgctttacaaataatgcctcacattcactctgatgtGAACATTATGTGTATTAGCTGAGTCTGTGTGTGGGACAAATTGattgttttaaaataatttttgggGTATTTTACTTTAAACAGTAAACGGCTACTCAATAATGTAAATGATCCTACACTGTAGTTTGAACAGAGCCATAAGGAACTTTGCCACAGTGATTCCTCTGCTAAAAGCAATGCTGTGtttaagagagagaaaaaaaaaatcttattttccAAAGGAGCCAGAGAATATGCAGTTGATGGAGATTTTAAAATTATGTTGATGGCCTGAAGCAAATGGAATGGGGAGTTGTTTTGTAACAAAACTACTTGAGCCAGCTAATCATGCGATTTTGGTTTGAAATGGTGAAAATAAAGAGCTTAAATAAAGAGCTTCAACTAATATCACTTGCTTACAGCATCTCTCCCATATGCCCAAAGAAAAGATAGAAAATATAATATGTGGCGTACCACATGGCTCAATACTCAGGCCactgttaaggtgccctgacccttgcacaactttgatccccgcacttgcacgcactctgttgtgcaggagagtaaactcatctcaaacttgTAAGCTCGTTGAAATCTGTGTGtggcttcatgcaagtgcgcaaaatttttttttgaaatgttcaaaatctccatcacgcaatAATTACGTGACCATTATGCAAACAATTTTtaaaaactagggatgtcccgatacaGATTTTTTGGTTTCCGATCCGATCCAATATTTTAAATGATTAGTCTTGCTAATACGATCCGATACCTATTTTGAAAGCATTAAAAAACAGAATCATTATTACTTCACAGTTTTTATTTTGCTTGAACATGACCAACAATATTGCTTGGCTTTTGTAACAAACAGCTTCTGAGTTATTTTGCTTGTAtcaatctcaatctcaatttatttataaagcactttaaaatgcataccaacaaccaaagcgctgtacgcaacaagaacaggcaagttaaaataaataaataaataaaccacagttatatatatatatatatatatatatatatatatatatatatatatatatatatatatatatatatatatatatatatatatatatataaaggaaaaaaaagtacATCAGGGCTTGCACAAGTTCAAGACATGGAAGAAATTATTTTaaattttgagaacatttattgtgtGGATCTTAAAACTAgagctacaatttaccagaaggtacatctaagatacaagcttagatttgatgtttttacaCTTGTTGTTGGGTTAGTGACTGAAGTTtcttctc
The Thalassophryne amazonica chromosome 7, fThaAma1.1, whole genome shotgun sequence genome window above contains:
- the LOC117514191 gene encoding intermediate filament family orphan 1-like isoform X1; the protein is MPDLQRFSFPYHSMNPLLEASTHLQQLPQHSQAGSPSGPLPDAHFTAPDPASFLLIDQPALSPDQAGWNPDFTAPSQASPYVHHSPFQHRAVPPPPAAMALRNDLGSNISVLKTLNLRFRCFLAKVHELERRNKVLEKQLQQALDANKGCSESKTITQEAGVQTGFIGTIPLRPGSLPFHNTNNSARRPTTLFTPPLTVSVPPAPALNTEEFGSARSSASCYPAITIRQASPCVDPQPAPNISAANPPPRFLPGTIWSYNPTRKFGPGVERLSSPGVSWMHPDGVGVQIDTITPEIRALYNVLAKVKRERDEYKRRWEEEYTMRVDLQQKIAELQEDLQESEGCQDELALRVQQLKAELVLFKGLMSNNLSELDSKIQEKAMKVDMDICRRIDITARLCDVAQQRNCEDVIQMYQVPNNQALNPRRKQTPVSVNGSECDEPASISESEGGIAKEEEHCSSSANQINEEMQRMLNHLRECEFEDDCDSLAWEETEETLLLWEDFPGCTLPPDPTHPPGEEDCLEKVINDTECLFKSREKEYQETIDQIELELATAKSDMNRHLHEYMEMCSMKRGLDVQMETCRRLITQSGDSNTAVPAAAEDGHQKENDRTPSPPSSSSMGRS
- the LOC117514191 gene encoding intermediate filament family orphan 1-like isoform X2; protein product: MPDLQRFSFPYHSMNPLLEASTHLQQLPQHSQAGSPSGPLPDAHFTAPDPASFLLIDQPALSPDQAGWNPDFTAPSQASPYVHHSPFQHRAVPPPPAAMALRNDLGSNISVLKTLNLRFRCFLAKVHELERRNKVLEKQLQQALDANKGCSESKTITQEAGVQTGFIGTIPLRPGSLPFHNTNNSARRPTTLFTPPLTVSVPPAPALNTEEFGSARSSASCYPAITIRQASPCVDPQPAPNISAANPPPRFLPGTIWSYNPTRKFGPGVERLSSPGVSWMHPDGVGVQIDTITPEIRALYNVLAKVKRERDEYKRRWEEEYTMRVDLQQKIAELQENLSELDSKIQEKAMKVDMDICRRIDITARLCDVAQQRNCEDVIQMYQVPNNQALNPRRKQTPVSVNGSECDEPASISESEGGIAKEEEHCSSSANQINEEMQRMLNHLRECEFEDDCDSLAWEETEETLLLWEDFPGCTLPPDPTHPPGEEDCLEKVINDTECLFKSREKEYQETIDQIELELATAKSDMNRHLHEYMEMCSMKRGLDVQMETCRRLITQSGDSNTAVPAAAEDGHQKENDRTPSPPSSSSMGRS